A single window of Debaryomyces hansenii CBS767 chromosome F complete sequence DNA harbors:
- a CDS encoding DEHA2F25960p (similar to CA1287|IPF5545 Candida albicans IPF5545) translates to MDELVSTFLAVTGIEDESTAKQYLEITNNDLEYAVTLYMESNPPANASGQNASHGDDEELAQRLQQEAYGNEGSDVREADTNIHRHETLVDSFGGGFTPSPHISRPGDIFGAGRVGVFNQRYDGEGDEFHFDRFEELPDDDDDEEEDDDDEVMVLDNDGEVVENDRERPRSRRRMNRNDRMSELTSTQRRLANLFKPPFDIMSKIDLDAAKTEGRRSKKWILINIQDSSEFTCQVLNRDFWSQSKIKNVVRDHFIFLQYQHDSPNGTNYKNFYSIDKYPHISILDPLTGERVFKWTDGEIPEADTWLEEVDQFLDKFSLLPNSNNPIINHEAKFDPDALSEEQQIEFAMKQSIIDSQTGGTTSDDAIEVDETNEMGASDNNSVPEEGDKFSSIQTLDHEEPSAGNSVTRIQIRFPNGKRLIHKFDLDEDTVLTVYQWLKYIVANSDDEYGLSKDDRFILSNVSNKAKKSLIDSLDSTINEAELKNASILLEKE, encoded by the coding sequence ATGGATGAGCTAGTTAGCACATTTTTAGCAGTTACAGGAATAGAAGATGAATCAACCGCCAAACAGTATTTGGAAATCACcaataatgatttagaGTATGCAGTTACCCTATACATGGAATCGAACCCGCCAGCTAATGCTTCTGGTCAGAATGCATCTCATGGagacgatgaagaattggCACAGAGGCTTCAACAAGAAGCGTATGGAAATGAAGGATCGGACGTTAGAGAAGCAGATACAAATATTCATAGACATGAGACGTTGGTCGATTCTTTCGGCGGGGGATTTACGCCATCACCTCATATTAGCAGACCAGGAGATATATTTGGCGCGGGCAGGGTTGGTGTTTTCAACCAAAGATATGATGGTGAAGGAGATGAGTTCCATTTTGATCGGTTTGAAGAATTACCcgacgatgatgatgatgaagaagaagatgatgatgatgaagtaATGGTATTAGATAATGATGGAGAAGTGGTTGAAAACGATAGAGAAAGGCCTCGTTCAAGGAGAAGAATGAATAGAAATGACAGAATGAGTGAATTAACATCTACACAAAGAAGACTAGCCAACTTATTCAAACCACCATTTGATATAATGTCTAAGATTGATTTAGATGCAGCGAAGACTGAGGGAAGACGCCTGAAAAAATggattttaataaatatccAAGATTCATCCGAGTTCACCTGCCAGGTTTTAAATAGAGACTTTTGGTCTCAACTGAAGATCAAGAATGTTGTCCGTGATCactttatatttttgcaGTATCAACATGATTCGCCAAATGGtacaaattataaaaacttttattcaattgataaatatcctcatatttctattttgGATCCATTAACGGGTGAAAGAGTCTTCAAATGGACAGATGGTGAGATACCTGAAGCTGATACCTGGTTAGAGGAAGTGGATCAGTTTTTAGATAAATTCTCGTTGTTACctaattcaaataatccaattatTAACCATGAAGCTAAATTTGATCCTGATGCATTATCGGAAGaacaacaaattgaatttgcaATGAAACaatcaattattgatagCCAAACTGGTGGTACAACCTCTGATGATGCTATTGAGGTAGATGAAACAAACGAAATGGGTGCTTCAGATAACAATTCTGTTCCTGAGGAAGGAGACAAGTTCTCAAGCATACAGACGCTTGACCACGAAGAACCAAGTGCTGGAAATTCGGTCACTCGTATACAGATTCGTTTTCCAAATGGAAAGAGACTCATCCATAAATTTGACCTCGATGAAGATACTGTATTAACTGTCTATCAATGGCTAAAGTATATTGTAGCAAATAGCGATGATGAATATGGTTTGAGTAAAGATGATAGATTTATTTTATCGAATGTTTCTAATAAAGCGAAAAAGTCGTTAATTGACTCATTGGATTCAACAATTAATGAAGCTGAATTAAAAAATGCAAGTATTTTATTAgagaaagaataa